The DNA region tCTTTTTCTACTGTCTAAAATTAGCTAAAAGCTCTTTTTCATGCTGTGTGAttaattcaatttcatgaaTGTGCATATCCCACTAAAATAAAGCTAGGTACGTAGctaaggaacaagtaacataatgTTGAGACTAATTAAGCTAGATTTTGAACCATTCTTTACTTGGAAGAATCTTGATTAGTGTTGGAATCAAATTTCCCAACTTTTAGGGCAGCTCATTCTTGACCTTTCAAACACTTGATTCCCCctaaaagaacaaataaaaaaggGACAAGAAACTAGAAAGAGCTTGCAAATGGAAATTCTATTGCCCAGCGGCCGTCCTTCACCCTACTACTTCCAAAAaagaattctttttttattttttattttaattcctcactaaaaaactaaaaaatttgCACAACTAGAGCTCGAATCTCTTGTATTCTTTTTCGGGAAATCATTTTTCTCCTCCAATTTATCTCGAAAGTCGAATTTCCATGCCAACTTCAAAGGGAGAAGCTAGCGTAGCAGAGTCAGTCACGACTAAATAGATAGCGTTCTATGAAtctactttttttatttatttaagtgttttatcCCATTCATATCATGATGACGTATCTTATTCCATGTTAAAAGGCAATTGACTCAAGATTTAATTACTCTAATGTATATTGTACTATATAATGACCCAACCTCTGTGTAAACTTTTAATATCGTGacatttgtttcttcttttcctttttaatctatGTGTTATTCACATTTGCCTACAAGCCAtaaatttgcaggattgcccttcgccggggtggtctttaatttttacctctcaaaatggtggtttttaaatttgcccttaagGCGGAATTAATTTGCGTGTCTTAATTAATTTGCAtatcttaaggcagaattttgcaataaattctgccttgcgatttttttttttttaactgagctggggttcgaacccacaatctcggggtattaggcgaaggacaaaacttaaagaccaccaatttgaagggcaaaaattaaagaccaacccagatgaagggcaatccgcgcaaaaaaaaaaaaaaaaagaatttttatttatggagaaaaaaatgttAATAAATAGTTATCGCACATATTGACTTTGAAGTGTGAATAATGAAAGACTTCCAAGTAACACAGTAAAAGGTTttaacataaaatatataaatgctaatattaatattttcattattGACAATCTAAACTTAAAAATTCTATCTATAATTCTGTCAATATAAGGTGATAGGGACTTAAATACTTGGTGCACGTAATGTTATAAATAATGTTAATTAAACATAGTTGTAAATTTCAtattaatttataaaagaaCTTTGTCTATACTTTGAATGAATCGAAAATTATAATTTGGAATACGATATGATATCATGTGAATTATAGAATGCAATTAAGGTGAAAGAAGAAATTTAAAcgacataatatataaaaaaaaaaaaaaaaattacataaaggggATTGATATGTAAAAATATAGAATTGGCCTTTCTTGGTTATCAGGAAGAAAAATGTCTATTGTCCAAGATTGGAAGATGAATTTAAATGTAAGACAGAATTGAAggggaaaaattattttcaccctttataaaaaatttaagacgTGTATGACATCAAGAAGGCACTTGTATATCTTAAATAATTAGTTATGCAAAATTAGCAGTGTAAAGAATTTTACCATCTCAATGTATTTTAACCGGCTTAACAAATAATTTACAGAATTTTTAGGATATCATTTTAAGACAATTACTTCTGAGTTGTTTTTATAAGTCATTTGCGTTCATGAtgtaaaaataagtcaaattcCATATTCCAAGTATCCAGTACTCTTTtctgtttcctttttttttttttttccaaataagcGAATAATCACCAAGAAACGCAAAAAAAGGAAtcgaaaagcaaaaagaaaatcCACCGAGAGTGGGGGAAAAATGGCCGTCAAAATTGGAAACAACATTCTTGAAGCATCTGCTAGCTAGCTAGCTCTTAATTGTTGTGTAATGTCATGCTCCTATGGCCCTTGAAAATGCGCaacttatattatttaaaaaacaaagctCAGATTTTGACCCAAAAACTTTATAAAAAGGCATATTAGGAATCTAGCAAAAAAGGGCAGAAAAAACAGAACAGGAAAATCAAAACGCGTTtttatttccccttttttgcTTCGGCACCTTTATGTTTTTTCGTTCTGCAAGAATATTCACAGAAATTTTAGGTAAATCATTCGATTAATTTCATAAAGCCGAAGGACTAAGATGTGCAAATTAAAGTTTAAATCAAAAGTACTCTAGTTGTCACTAGTCTCGAAAAAGTCAGATTTTGCACATCGAAGCCACGTATGTTTTGATTGGTACATCAACCACATGTACAATGACCAAATTAAAGCTTTACAATGACATTAGTTTTGTTTTCATCGCCCCTTCGAGCACACCCAATATGACTAATGATAGTTAGAAAATTAAATAACATGGTTTCTGCAAAAAAAATACTGACAAACACAAATTGATAAAAAATACACTAACAAAAAATATTGGAATTGAATATAAGGAAGAGATAAGTTTTAAGCACCTCTGCAATaaacaaaatggtaatattttcaTTTCAATCAAAAAATACAGACTCGTGATTCATGGTACGTTTTTTATTCCACCTAGAAATAAATGAACCAATGATCAAATCATCCTaacaacgaaaaaaaaaatcaaaagtatAAGTTGCGTACAGctccaaaataatataatataaataaaaaatggtaTACCATCACTCTCCAGCTGTACATTTTTCCATTATGTTGTGTTTACAAATCCTGACCTAATTTAATTTCCTCCATCAAGAAAATGAATCCAAAactgtaaaataaaaaatagaaagaaaacccccctaaaaaaacaaaaaaaggttaTATGTGTAGAACATGAGTTGAAGGAGTCGAGACTCTGACCGCGTGCCTGTTATTTAATTAATGGCCAACTCCGGGGCTAGGAACTGACCGGAGAATCCGATCAATGGCAGCAAGGTGACGAGCGATAAGCTTTTCATCGGTTGTATAAGAGTGACCTTTCTTGCTAGGTGTAGAAGCTGGGACGTTACCCTTAGGCAGGGCATTTAGATATAACCTGTCCTCCAAACTTGCAACTTTCAATAACTTTCTTGCTTCCGCTGAGGAAGAAAAGGAAGCTAAGACCAATACAAGTATCAAGAAAATGGACGAAGAAATCTTTGAAACAGTCATTTTGTTTGTAAATTTTAGGTGTGTGTTCAAGAAAGTGGTGTAAAAATAAAGGTGTATTTTTGAAGACTCTGTTTTGCAGGTAATAGGGGttgtttttttctcttgttgttttggttttttgagGAAGGTGTATTGAGAGGATTGGGAAAGGGGTAGGTTGaagtatacgtatatatatatggagtttTTGAGGAATAAGAGGGAAGGAGGGGTGTGTGGAATTTATTTATTGAAAAAGAACGCGTGACGGTTtgggagaagaaagaagaagagaagaagagggAGTGCGTGGAGATCAAGTTTGTTGGGCAAAGTCAAATTACAATACTATTTTGTTTCCGATATTgttgcatttcttttcttcttctttttttttccttattatttTCTGGTCTccatttgtttttaaaaaaaaaaagaaaaaagaatttggtgtataatttcttttgtatgAGGCGGAAATGTagagccatccttcttcctACTCCTGAGGTGGGCCGGTCTCAATTTTCATTTGTTCTTCATTAGAAGGCTAGCTAGTTTTTTTAGTCTTGAGATTcgtaggaaaaaagaaaatgatttaaTCAGGAATTCCCTtgacaagaacaaaaagaatTTTATCATCTAACCAGAGTATGGAGCGAGGAAAGCTAGTTACTGACATGTGTTTTAACAATTATCAAAGGATGTAACTGAATGCTTGAAATTTCTTCATAATAGACTAAAGTTCCTTGACCTCTTAATATAGAGCGCTTTACCTTCTTATTAGGCTTATCAAGCGTGAATTCGAATTAGTAGAACTAATAATTTTATACCGGATGAAAACTGGTTTAGAAGAATGCAAAACAAGTCACGACTCAACAAGGTAAATTctcttatttcttgatattttttattgaaGTTGATTTTCATAGttgcatttattttttcctttttgggtcCCTTTGGTGCtccttttctctttcaatttcccTATTGTGTATCACTAAGGTGTGGGAGGTAGAGGGGATGAAAGATAATAAGAGAAATAATTTGTTAAAAATGCGACAACGGAAGTCCAATTATTTCTGAAAAAAGAGGTTCCAAATACCATTAGAACCTTAACCAGTCATTCAACAACGACCTTATATCCCCTTTCTTGAATATGAAGCAAATCCGaaaattatttacggtgaactTATGTTTGTCATTAAAAGTTGTTGTGACTTGATTCATCAGAATATAAAGACTAAAGCACTAGAATTTACACTTTTTGACCCTTTAATTTGTTCCGACTTTTATTCATTCTTTCCAGAGCAACGTGTTGATAGTAGAAGTTTAAAACTCTGAAATCTAATTGGCGGTGTAACGGGTTTTGATTTTACTAAAATGGAAATGCCGAAGAGCCACGTGGAAGAGTCATTAGGTGAAGAGGGAGCTAAGCTGCCTGCtaattttcaataaaatatgattaatttaCATTAACAGTATATTATCAGGATAATCTAATCAATTACTTATAAGCATTACTCCCATAATAATTATCTTAATGCACTTTCGGTACTCAAAAGTTAAACacttttcatatttcatatttcttatggCGTGGGTCAAAATTACTAtgtagcaaaaaggaaaaaaatggtcAAAATTCTACGAGTGGTTCTTAAATAGCTACCGCCCTTTTATTTGTCCCATCTTTAATCCCCTCTTTCCTTTCAGAACAATTACTATTATTAGTATATTATGGTACACTGACTTaattctctaatttttcttttcgatctaatttatgtaattatgcaATAAGAAAACCCGTGTCTCATAATTTCGACTTAAACGAAAGTACTAATATAAGCAAGTGGCATTGTCTTGCACTAAATCCACGAACTTAGACATGAATAAACTGCCTTTATTCTAAAATGTCACCAGGGAAATCAGAATTTAATTGTGTCGTCTGAAATCCTATTTTTTTACTGCTTGAatctttcttaaaaaaaaaaaaaaaaaaccgatcTCTTCTAGGCATCTAGGTAGATTATTCTATTAGCTGCATAAGATTACAGCTACCATGTTATCAAGTTGGGATCTTGTGATAAATAAAGGATCATTTACTCAGTccctattttttaaatttctttcaGATTAAAACCTCTAAAATAGAAGAGTTTAAAATTACCGCTTTAAAAGAGAAACATTAATGCATCAAAGGCTACGACTACCCATGAAATTTGTAGGGTCTAGCTAGCTTTAGATGGGTACCAAACACCAAATAGTGATCTTAACACATTGATGGTGCCCATcaacatgaaaaagaaagatttatAACCAATTATTTAACTGGCTTTTGCAAAGTGCATTGAAAATCCATTTAATAAGTGATGAAACTTTAATTTTGTTGAACCCCACGCAAGAATAAAAATGGCATCACATCAAACTTTGAAAAACCAAATCAAGTAGTATCCGCCACGTACTTATAATAAATTACccaagataaataattttaaaaatagaaatatatggAGTCATATTTCTTACAGCGAGACgtttagaaaattaaatttaagtCACCAAACGTCATTAGCAAGCCAACAAATTGGTATCCTGTGAGTCACATTACCCATGAATTAGGTATGAAGTGATAAATCTTTTGGCCAGATTCGGGCATGGAACAACAGAATCAAAATTACGTGACCGAGATTAGTTTCTCTTAGAGGGAAAATTGTGTAATTTAATCAGCTATGATTGATATTACATATTACAGCCTAGCTACTATATCTTTGCATGCTCCAAGATTAATCGTGACATAATTATAAAGTCAATAGTGATTCTAGTGTGTATATTCGATAATATGCAAATACATTTATGGTGTCCTTGGTACGAAGGAGAAAgttcatatttttatattttctatttttttttttttaaatgtttgatTTATCTGTGAAAAAATGTCCTAAGCACACCCTAATATTATTACAAAAGA from Lycium ferocissimum isolate CSIRO_LF1 chromosome 2, AGI_CSIRO_Lferr_CH_V1, whole genome shotgun sequence includes:
- the LOC132048161 gene encoding precursor of CEP14-like, whose translation is MTVSKISSSIFLILVLVLASFSSSAEARKLLKVASLEDRLYLNALPKGNVPASTPSKKGHSYTTDEKLIARHLAAIDRILRSVPSPGVGH